One part of the Symphalangus syndactylus isolate Jambi chromosome 1, NHGRI_mSymSyn1-v2.1_pri, whole genome shotgun sequence genome encodes these proteins:
- the NME6 gene encoding nucleoside diphosphate kinase 6 isoform X1 — MTQNLESDMASILRSPQALQLTLALIKPDAVAHPLILEAVHQQILSNKFLIVRMRELLWRKEDCQRFYREHEGRFFYQRLVEFMASGPIRAYILAHKDAIQLWRTLMGPTRVFRARHVAPDSIRGSFGLTDTRNTTHGSDSVVSASREIAAFFPDFSEQRWYEEEEPQLRCGPVCYSPEGGVHYVAGTGGLGPA; from the exons ATGACCCAGAATCTGGA GAGTGACATGGCCTCAATCTTGCGAAGCCCTCAGGCTCTCCAGCTCACTCTAGCCCTGATCAAGCCTGACGCAGTCGCCCATCCGCTGATTCTGGAG GCTGTTCATCAGCAGATTCTAAGCAACAAGTTCCTGATTGTACGAATGAGAGAACTACTGTGGAGAAAGGAAGATTGCCAGAGGTTTTACCGAGAGCATGAAG GGCGTTTTTTCTATCAGCGGCTGGTGGAGTTCATGGCCAG CGGGCCAATCCGAGCCTACATCCTCGCCCACAAGGATGCCATCCAGCTTTGGAGGACACTCATGGGACCCACCAGAGTCTTCCGAGCACGCCATGTGGCCCCAGATTCCATCCGTGGGAGTTTCGGCCTCACCGACACCCGCAACACCACCCATGGTTCAG ACTCTGTAGTTTCAGCCAGCAGAGAGATTGCAGCCTTCTTCCCTGACTTCAGTGAACAGCGCTGGTATGAGGAGGAAGAGCCCCAGTTGCGCTGTGGCCCTGTGTGCTATAGCCCAGAGGGAGGTGTCCACTATGTAGCTGGAACAGGAGGCCTAGGACCAGCCTGA
- the NME6 gene encoding nucleoside diphosphate kinase 6 isoform X10 produces MASILRSPQALQLTLALIKPDAVAHPLILEAVHQQILSNKFLIVRMRELLWRKEDCQRFYREHEDSVVSASREIAAFFPDFSEQRWYEEEEPQLRCGPVCYSPEGGVHYVAGTGGLGPA; encoded by the exons ATGGCCTCAATCTTGCGAAGCCCTCAGGCTCTCCAGCTCACTCTAGCCCTGATCAAGCCTGACGCAGTCGCCCATCCGCTGATTCTGGAG GCTGTTCATCAGCAGATTCTAAGCAACAAGTTCCTGATTGTACGAATGAGAGAACTACTGTGGAGAAAGGAAGATTGCCAGAGGTTTTACCGAGAGCATGAAG ACTCTGTAGTTTCAGCCAGCAGAGAGATTGCAGCCTTCTTCCCTGACTTCAGTGAACAGCGCTGGTATGAGGAGGAAGAGCCCCAGTTGCGCTGTGGCCCTGTGTGCTATAGCCCAGAGGGAGGTGTCCACTATGTAGCTGGAACAGGAGGCCTAGGACCAGCCTGA
- the NME6 gene encoding nucleoside diphosphate kinase 6 isoform X2: MRLERSDMASILRSPQALQLTLALIKPDAVAHPLILEAVHQQILSNKFLIVRMRELLWRKEDCQRFYREHEGRFFYQRLVEFMASGPIRAYILAHKDAIQLWRTLMGPTRVFRARHVAPDSIRGSFGLTDTRNTTHGSDSVVSASREIAAFFPDFSEQRWYEEEEPQLRCGPVCYSPEGGVHYVAGTGGLGPA; this comes from the exons ATGAGGCTAGAGAG GAGTGACATGGCCTCAATCTTGCGAAGCCCTCAGGCTCTCCAGCTCACTCTAGCCCTGATCAAGCCTGACGCAGTCGCCCATCCGCTGATTCTGGAG GCTGTTCATCAGCAGATTCTAAGCAACAAGTTCCTGATTGTACGAATGAGAGAACTACTGTGGAGAAAGGAAGATTGCCAGAGGTTTTACCGAGAGCATGAAG GGCGTTTTTTCTATCAGCGGCTGGTGGAGTTCATGGCCAG CGGGCCAATCCGAGCCTACATCCTCGCCCACAAGGATGCCATCCAGCTTTGGAGGACACTCATGGGACCCACCAGAGTCTTCCGAGCACGCCATGTGGCCCCAGATTCCATCCGTGGGAGTTTCGGCCTCACCGACACCCGCAACACCACCCATGGTTCAG ACTCTGTAGTTTCAGCCAGCAGAGAGATTGCAGCCTTCTTCCCTGACTTCAGTGAACAGCGCTGGTATGAGGAGGAAGAGCCCCAGTTGCGCTGTGGCCCTGTGTGCTATAGCCCAGAGGGAGGTGTCCACTATGTAGCTGGAACAGGAGGCCTAGGACCAGCCTGA
- the NME6 gene encoding nucleoside diphosphate kinase 6 isoform X3 — protein MASILRSPQALQLTLALIKPDAVAHPLILEAVHQQILSNKFLIVRMRELLWRKEDCQRFYREHEGRFFYQRLVEFMASGPIRAYILAHKDAIQLWRTLMGPTRVFRARHVAPDSIRGSFGLTDTRNTTHGSDSVVSASREIAAFFPDFSEQRWYEEEEPQLRCGPVCYSPEGGVHYVAGTGGLGPA, from the exons ATGGCCTCAATCTTGCGAAGCCCTCAGGCTCTCCAGCTCACTCTAGCCCTGATCAAGCCTGACGCAGTCGCCCATCCGCTGATTCTGGAG GCTGTTCATCAGCAGATTCTAAGCAACAAGTTCCTGATTGTACGAATGAGAGAACTACTGTGGAGAAAGGAAGATTGCCAGAGGTTTTACCGAGAGCATGAAG GGCGTTTTTTCTATCAGCGGCTGGTGGAGTTCATGGCCAG CGGGCCAATCCGAGCCTACATCCTCGCCCACAAGGATGCCATCCAGCTTTGGAGGACACTCATGGGACCCACCAGAGTCTTCCGAGCACGCCATGTGGCCCCAGATTCCATCCGTGGGAGTTTCGGCCTCACCGACACCCGCAACACCACCCATGGTTCAG ACTCTGTAGTTTCAGCCAGCAGAGAGATTGCAGCCTTCTTCCCTGACTTCAGTGAACAGCGCTGGTATGAGGAGGAAGAGCCCCAGTTGCGCTGTGGCCCTGTGTGCTATAGCCCAGAGGGAGGTGTCCACTATGTAGCTGGAACAGGAGGCCTAGGACCAGCCTGA